The following proteins come from a genomic window of Ferrovibrio sp. MS7:
- the secG gene encoding preprotein translocase subunit SecG, translating into MITFILVVHLLLAVALIGVILVQRSEGGALGIGGGGGGSLFSTRGQANLLTRTTAILATCFIGTSIILAILAGGPSRSRSILDQPGTSAPAAPAQPTRPAVPLSQ; encoded by the coding sequence ATGATTACCTTTATCCTGGTAGTGCACCTGTTGCTGGCCGTGGCGCTGATCGGCGTCATCCTCGTGCAGCGTTCCGAAGGCGGCGCGCTGGGCATCGGTGGCGGCGGTGGCGGCAGCCTGTTCTCGACCCGCGGCCAGGCCAATCTGCTTACCCGCACCACGGCGATCCTGGCCACCTGCTTCATCGGCACCAGCATCATACTGGCGATTCTCGCCGGTGGCCCGTCGCGCTCGCGCTCGATTCTCGACCAGCCGGGCACCTCGGCTCCGGCCGCGCCCGCCCAGCCGACCCGTCCGGCCGTTCCGCTCTCTCAGTAA
- a CDS encoding lysine-2,3-aminomutase-like protein, with amino-acid sequence MGAHELDSNSDLAALKRVTERFAVAVTPHIRALIDPSDHSDPIARQFDPSIEELHEAPEELSDPIGDATHSPLPGIVHRYPDRLLLKLVNVCPVYCRFCFRRETVGPGNQGLTGDELDAALNYIAARPEIFEVILTGGDPLILSARRLGEVIARLNAIPHLGIIRIHTRVPVVDPGRITSELVEALRGPKPVYVVVHANHAREFSAEARQACALLADGGLPLLGQSVLLRGVNDSEAALSALFRAMLTARVKPYHLNHLDRARGTSHFRVPLEEGQALMARLRGRLSGLAQPTYILDIPGGHGKVPVGPLYAEKAENGEWRVTDPWGCVHAYGEGASPQAAAGVKAPPERPLAGADAE; translated from the coding sequence TTGGGCGCGCACGAACTCGACAGCAATTCCGACCTGGCCGCGCTGAAGCGCGTGACCGAGCGGTTTGCCGTCGCCGTGACGCCTCATATCCGCGCCCTGATCGATCCCAGCGACCACAGCGATCCCATCGCGCGGCAATTCGATCCCAGCATCGAAGAACTGCACGAAGCGCCGGAAGAACTCAGCGATCCGATTGGCGATGCAACGCATTCGCCGCTGCCCGGCATCGTGCACCGCTATCCTGACCGGCTGCTGCTCAAGTTAGTGAATGTCTGCCCGGTCTATTGCCGCTTCTGTTTCCGCCGCGAGACAGTCGGCCCCGGCAACCAGGGCCTCACCGGCGATGAACTCGACGCGGCGCTGAACTACATCGCCGCGCGGCCGGAGATTTTCGAGGTCATCCTCACTGGTGGCGACCCGCTGATCCTTTCGGCGCGGCGCCTGGGCGAGGTGATCGCGCGGCTGAATGCCATCCCGCATCTTGGTATCATCCGCATCCACACGCGCGTGCCGGTGGTCGATCCTGGCCGCATCACGTCGGAACTGGTGGAAGCCCTGCGTGGCCCGAAGCCGGTTTATGTGGTGGTGCATGCCAATCATGCGCGGGAATTCTCAGCCGAGGCGCGGCAAGCCTGCGCGCTGCTGGCCGATGGCGGCCTGCCGCTCTTGGGCCAGAGCGTGCTGCTGCGCGGCGTGAATGACAGCGAGGCGGCGCTTTCGGCCCTGTTCCGCGCCATGCTCACCGCGCGGGTGAAGCCCTACCACCTGAACCATCTCGACCGCGCCCGGGGCACCAGCCATTTCCGCGTGCCGCTGGAAGAGGGGCAGGCGCTGATGGCGCGGCTGCGTGGCCGGCTTTCCGGCCTGGCACAGCCGACCTATATCCTTGATATCCCTGGCGGGCACGGCAAGGTGCCGGTCGGGCCGCTCTATGCGGAAAAGGCCGAAAACGGCGAATGGCGGGTCACCGATCCCTGGGGCTGCGTCCATGCTTATGGCGAGGGGGCTTCCCCACAGGCGGCGGCTGGTGTAAAAGCCCCGCCGGAACGGCCTCTTGCCGGGGCCGATGCGGAGTAG